A window of the Bdellovibrio sp. ZAP7 genome harbors these coding sequences:
- a CDS encoding leucyl aminopeptidase family protein, whose protein sequence is MAKKKAAAPKASAKLQIRSWIETFDIGKELKAKNEMTGFVYFLGADDSNKLQGLVEEHALAWQMESIKKNDKDFNYFVGLQGPVWILRPKGKNSVGHDGLLDEATYTWARDQFGSLVPHFKANQLKALRIEFFGTERAQELGALVGLDMAPYNYRQFVDGKHLADMPKVSLIKSSEDFDKALIKEASVRARAVTLARHLVNMPPNDLNPKTFAEMATKKLPFGKNLKVTVWDDRKLASEKMGLHLSVGMGATHGPRMVHMKYRPTKKSGLKPIAFVGKGITFDTGGLDIKPSSAMRLMKKDMGGAASVIALALWASESQYPGPLDFYLALAENAVDANAFRPGDIVTARNGMKVEIDNTDAEGRLVLADVLDVACKQKGSDDPEFVIDVATLTGAIKVGLGAEIAGLFANDDDLANELTKAGQRAGDLNWRMPLFDKYWGDLSSPFADCKNSGGGFGGAITAALFLQKFVGGKKWAHLDVYAWADRANGAIGSSGGSGQPVQCLIEFLESRV, encoded by the coding sequence GTGGCAAAAAAGAAGGCAGCGGCGCCAAAAGCATCTGCAAAGCTTCAAATCCGTTCGTGGATTGAAACATTTGATATCGGCAAGGAACTTAAAGCCAAAAACGAAATGACGGGCTTTGTCTATTTCTTGGGTGCCGACGACTCCAATAAGCTTCAAGGCTTGGTGGAGGAGCATGCTCTGGCATGGCAAATGGAATCCATCAAAAAGAATGACAAAGATTTTAACTATTTCGTGGGCCTGCAAGGGCCGGTTTGGATTTTGCGCCCTAAAGGCAAAAACTCGGTTGGACATGATGGTTTATTGGATGAGGCGACATACACTTGGGCCCGTGATCAGTTTGGCTCCTTGGTTCCTCATTTCAAAGCCAACCAGTTGAAAGCTTTGCGCATTGAGTTCTTTGGCACTGAAAGAGCTCAAGAGTTGGGTGCCTTGGTTGGTTTGGACATGGCTCCTTACAACTATCGCCAATTCGTCGACGGCAAACACCTTGCAGATATGCCGAAAGTGTCTTTGATCAAGTCTTCTGAAGATTTCGATAAAGCTTTGATTAAAGAAGCCTCAGTTCGTGCCCGTGCGGTGACATTGGCTCGCCACTTGGTGAATATGCCACCGAATGATTTGAATCCGAAAACATTTGCCGAAATGGCGACGAAAAAACTTCCTTTCGGTAAAAACTTGAAAGTGACAGTTTGGGACGATAGAAAGCTGGCCTCTGAAAAAATGGGTTTGCACTTGTCAGTAGGCATGGGCGCTACCCATGGTCCTCGCATGGTGCACATGAAATACCGCCCAACTAAAAAGTCAGGTCTAAAGCCAATCGCTTTCGTCGGTAAAGGGATCACTTTTGATACGGGTGGTTTGGATATCAAGCCGTCGTCGGCAATGCGCTTGATGAAAAAAGACATGGGGGGAGCGGCCAGCGTGATCGCTTTGGCGTTGTGGGCTTCTGAATCTCAATACCCGGGTCCTTTGGATTTCTATTTGGCTTTGGCGGAAAATGCAGTGGATGCAAATGCATTCCGTCCTGGCGATATCGTCACAGCTCGTAACGGAATGAAAGTTGAAATCGACAACACCGATGCTGAAGGCCGTTTGGTTTTGGCAGACGTTTTGGATGTCGCTTGCAAACAAAAAGGTTCCGATGATCCTGAATTCGTGATCGACGTGGCAACATTAACGGGTGCTATCAAAGTTGGTTTGGGCGCCGAGATCGCAGGTCTTTTCGCAAACGACGACGACTTGGCTAACGAATTGACCAAAGCCGGCCAGCGCGCAGGTGATTTGAACTGGCGCATGCCTTTGTTCGATAAATACTGGGGTGATTTATCATCGCCATTTGCGGATTGCAAAAACTCCGGTGGCGGTTTCGGCGGTGCGATCACAGCAGCCTTGTTCTTACAAAAATTTGTCGGCGGCAAAAAATGGGCGCACTTAGATGTGTACGCTTGGGCCGATCGCGCAAACGGCGCCATCGGCAGCAGCGGTGGATCCGGTCAACCCGTGCAATGCTTGATCGAATTCCTGGAATCCCGCGTTTAG
- a CDS encoding MarR family winged helix-turn-helix transcriptional regulator, with product MNKRLKKEDVNLLQGLVLTALFFEGRSDLSPSSLAEQFKTSRGNMSHILSHLEYKGWVKRVLDPKDARKFFIELKPEGKKKALTLIKVYDQIQNHFEKELGSAACQKAASMILKLADTGATIF from the coding sequence ATGAACAAAAGACTTAAGAAAGAAGACGTCAACCTGTTGCAGGGGTTGGTGCTGACGGCACTTTTTTTTGAAGGGCGTTCTGATCTCAGTCCTTCAAGTCTGGCTGAACAGTTTAAAACTTCCCGCGGAAATATGAGTCACATCCTCTCGCACCTGGAATACAAAGGCTGGGTCAAGAGAGTTTTAGATCCCAAGGATGCGCGTAAGTTTTTTATCGAACTTAAACCCGAAGGTAAAAAGAAAGCGCTGACGTTAATAAAAGTCTACGATCAGATTCAAAATCACTTTGAAAAAGAATTGGGATCAGCGGCCTGCCAAAAAGCCGCATCCATGATTTTAAAGTTAGCCGATACGGGGGCGACTATCTTTTAG
- a CDS encoding HEAT repeat domain-containing protein, with translation MTKTIQSLISDLDTSSDKVAERVILKLSKIGKPAVCILIKTASDLSRPRARKWSLQALGAIGDKRAAPLLVKTLKDERMTVKLHAIRALGRMKYKPAGPAIRRLLTDPSGGIRVNALDALVEIKDKSSGKAIIKSLADEQWYVRQHAAIACGELKIIVSVSKLRKLLVHENRKAVLDGARIALSKLS, from the coding sequence ATGACAAAAACTATTCAATCTCTAATTTCTGATTTAGATACTTCGAGCGACAAAGTTGCAGAACGAGTGATTTTGAAACTCAGTAAAATTGGGAAGCCGGCCGTCTGCATCTTAATTAAGACGGCATCGGACTTATCTCGCCCGCGTGCGAGAAAATGGAGTCTTCAGGCTTTGGGAGCAATTGGTGATAAAAGGGCCGCACCGCTTCTGGTGAAAACTCTAAAAGATGAACGTATGACAGTGAAACTTCATGCAATTCGTGCTTTAGGGCGGATGAAGTACAAACCGGCGGGGCCTGCCATTCGACGTCTGTTGACTGATCCCAGTGGTGGAATTCGAGTCAATGCACTTGATGCATTAGTAGAAATAAAAGATAAATCCTCTGGTAAAGCGATCATAAAGTCCTTGGCTGATGAACAGTGGTATGTACGTCAGCATGCTGCCATTGCGTGCGGAGAATTAAAGATAATCGTTTCAGTTTCGAAACTTAGAAAACTTCTAGTCCATGAAAATCGGAAAGCCGTTTTGGATGGCGCACGAATCGCATTATCGAAACTATCTTGA
- a CDS encoding DUF502 domain-containing protein, producing MKQLQKIFLQGLVTFLPIALTIYIIYAGVSIVDSILGDALRQVMPVYIPGLGFLLTIVLIFFLGFLLNNLLAAGLFHKLEQKMTQVPLFKAVYSPLRDLMNMFSKSGGPGGAMQTVVLVDIAESGIRAMGLVTRESFSDIPAIQAQANDHVSVYIPMSYGLGGFTLLVPRNRITPIDIPIERAMSLAITGWVKADKHEGDKS from the coding sequence ATGAAACAGCTTCAGAAAATTTTCTTGCAAGGGCTCGTAACTTTCCTGCCCATCGCACTTACGATTTACATCATCTATGCTGGTGTCTCTATCGTGGATAGCATCCTCGGGGATGCCCTTCGCCAAGTGATGCCAGTGTATATTCCTGGCTTGGGTTTCTTACTGACGATCGTTTTGATCTTCTTTTTGGGCTTCCTTCTGAATAACCTTTTGGCTGCGGGTCTTTTTCACAAACTTGAACAAAAGATGACTCAGGTTCCCTTGTTCAAAGCCGTTTACAGTCCCCTGCGCGATTTGATGAATATGTTCTCAAAAAGCGGCGGTCCCGGTGGTGCTATGCAAACCGTGGTTTTGGTTGATATCGCTGAATCAGGTATCCGTGCCATGGGTTTGGTCACTCGCGAAAGCTTTTCTGACATTCCTGCGATCCAAGCTCAAGCCAATGACCACGTATCTGTGTATATTCCGATGAGTTATGGTTTGGGTGGTTTCACTCTTCTGGTGCCTCGTAACCGCATCACGCCAATCGACATCCCGATTGAACGAGCGATGAGCCTGGCTATTACGGGTTGGGTCAAAGCAGATAAGCACGAGGGAGACAAGTCATGA
- the mgtE gene encoding magnesium transporter produces MDNNQSLDETLDENSVISLTDQWSSLTPDERREKFKELPRTDAEELFLNLPTHDQAELISEASHLEKRSWVRLLAPDDVADLIQEMGPEHKDDLLSLLDPQTKREVIALLAYAEDAAGGLMSTRFVRLRAEMTVDEAISYLRIQAKTHVESIYYAYVLDSEQHLAGVISFREIFSAAAGTRISEIMQTEVLKVPPDMDQEEIGRIFSQHDLMALPVVDEHNVMKGIVTFDDVATAVQEETTEDIHKLGGVESLDAPYMKISMFDMIKKRAGWLLVLFLGEMFTATAMGYFQTEIERAVVLALFIPLIISSGGNSGSQASTLIIRAMALGEVRIRDWWRVLGRELMAGLALGVTLGLVGLCRILIWPTREALYGPHYVLVAVTVMLSLIGIVLWGTISGSMLPFLLKKIGFDPASASAPAVATLVDVTGLIIYFSVASVVLHGVLL; encoded by the coding sequence ATGGATAACAACCAATCCCTCGACGAAACACTAGACGAAAACTCCGTGATCAGTTTGACGGATCAGTGGTCTTCATTGACCCCTGATGAGCGTCGTGAAAAGTTCAAAGAGCTGCCCCGCACCGATGCCGAGGAGCTCTTCCTCAATCTACCGACTCATGACCAGGCCGAACTTATTTCTGAAGCGTCTCACCTTGAGAAACGCTCTTGGGTGCGCTTACTTGCCCCCGATGACGTGGCCGATTTAATTCAGGAAATGGGTCCAGAGCACAAGGACGACTTGTTGTCGTTGTTAGATCCACAAACGAAACGTGAAGTGATTGCCCTGCTGGCTTATGCCGAAGATGCAGCCGGGGGTTTGATGAGCACCCGTTTCGTGCGTCTGCGAGCCGAGATGACCGTGGACGAAGCGATCAGCTATTTACGTATTCAAGCCAAAACTCACGTCGAGTCGATCTATTACGCTTACGTTTTGGATTCCGAACAGCACCTGGCTGGAGTGATCTCTTTCCGTGAGATTTTTTCTGCAGCTGCGGGTACAAGGATTTCTGAAATCATGCAAACCGAGGTTCTGAAGGTCCCACCAGACATGGACCAAGAGGAAATCGGTCGTATCTTTTCGCAACATGATTTGATGGCCCTCCCCGTTGTTGATGAACACAACGTGATGAAGGGTATCGTCACATTCGACGACGTGGCGACAGCAGTCCAAGAAGAAACCACAGAAGACATCCACAAACTGGGTGGGGTGGAATCCTTGGATGCTCCCTATATGAAAATCTCCATGTTCGACATGATTAAAAAACGTGCGGGCTGGTTGTTGGTGCTTTTCTTGGGTGAGATGTTCACAGCAACAGCCATGGGGTATTTCCAAACGGAAATCGAGCGCGCCGTTGTGCTGGCTCTGTTCATTCCATTGATTATCAGCTCGGGTGGTAACTCAGGCTCTCAAGCATCGACTTTGATTATTCGTGCGATGGCCTTGGGCGAAGTTCGTATCCGTGATTGGTGGCGCGTTCTGGGCCGCGAGTTGATGGCGGGCCTGGCACTGGGTGTGACTTTGGGATTGGTCGGCCTTTGCCGTATCCTAATCTGGCCTACCCGTGAAGCCTTGTACGGTCCGCACTATGTTCTAGTAGCAGTCACTGTGATGCTGAGCTTGATTGGTATTGTACTGTGGGGAACGATTTCTGGATCAATGCTTCCGTTTTTGCTTAAAAAGATTGGCTTTGACCCGGCTTCCGCTTCTGCCCCTGCCGTTGCCACGTTGGTAGATGTAACCGGCCTGATTATATACTTCTCGGTGGCTTCTGTTGTATTGCACGGGGTTTTGCTCTAA
- a CDS encoding SDR family oxidoreductase yields the protein MSSWDLQGKTAIVCGASQGIGEATAKLLAERGARVIALARNEDKLKDLMKSLKGGAGHKYYVLDLADTEALKKTLPEIAKENVQILINNSGGPKGGPLLEASIEEFEAPIKAHLKAAHLMVQTVVPAMRTAQYGRIVNIISTSVKNPIPGLGVSNTIRGAMANWSKTLAGELGPYGITVNNMLPGYIRTGRIESLMGAAAQKSGNSVDEIEEQWIKTIPAGRIGDPVEAAEGIAFLVSPAASYINGINLPIDGGRTPSL from the coding sequence ATGAGTTCATGGGATCTACAGGGTAAAACAGCCATCGTGTGTGGAGCTTCACAAGGAATCGGCGAAGCCACTGCCAAACTTCTGGCAGAGCGTGGGGCGCGAGTGATCGCATTGGCGCGTAACGAAGACAAATTAAAAGATCTGATGAAATCCCTCAAGGGTGGGGCTGGGCATAAATACTATGTGCTCGATCTTGCCGATACCGAAGCTCTTAAAAAGACCCTTCCCGAAATCGCCAAAGAAAACGTGCAGATTCTGATTAACAATTCCGGCGGTCCTAAAGGCGGTCCGCTGCTGGAAGCCTCCATCGAAGAATTTGAAGCGCCGATCAAGGCCCATCTTAAAGCCGCGCACTTGATGGTGCAGACGGTGGTGCCAGCCATGCGCACCGCTCAATACGGAAGAATCGTGAATATCATTTCGACCTCTGTTAAAAATCCGATCCCGGGTTTGGGAGTTTCTAACACCATTCGTGGAGCTATGGCGAATTGGTCAAAAACTTTGGCGGGGGAGTTGGGGCCTTACGGCATCACGGTTAACAATATGCTGCCGGGCTATATTCGCACAGGACGTATTGAATCGTTGATGGGAGCTGCGGCTCAGAAATCAGGAAATTCCGTTGATGAAATCGAAGAACAATGGATTAAGACGATTCCTGCGGGGCGTATCGGTGACCCGGTGGAAGCGGCCGAAGGGATTGCCTTTTTAGTCAGTCCGGCGGCATCTTATATTAATGGTATCAATTTACCGATCGATGGCGGCCGAACGCCTTCTTTGTAG
- a CDS encoding biotin transporter BioY produces the protein MTAEKSFIPSLVLKLGNKISHNIAATLMGALIIAAVAQIKIPLPFTPVPITGQTFGVALISLLWGKTRGFSAVVIYLIFATTSISFGPTSGYLIGMLVASYLMGDLSDRGWTGKFWSTWLAAFFGSCVILSCGVLVLSLYMPHDTLLLTGVLPFLPGDFLKTLLACFIVRQVAR, from the coding sequence ATGACTGCCGAAAAATCATTTATTCCGTCACTCGTTCTTAAACTGGGCAATAAAATCAGCCATAATATTGCCGCCACTTTGATGGGGGCTTTGATCATTGCAGCGGTTGCGCAAATCAAAATCCCCCTGCCCTTCACTCCGGTGCCGATCACGGGACAAACGTTTGGTGTAGCTTTGATTTCACTGTTGTGGGGTAAAACTCGGGGGTTTTCTGCAGTGGTGATTTATCTAATCTTTGCGACGACAAGCATAAGCTTCGGCCCCACCAGTGGTTATTTGATCGGGATGTTGGTCGCATCCTATTTGATGGGCGATCTTTCCGATCGTGGATGGACCGGAAAATTTTGGAGCACTTGGCTGGCTGCTTTCTTTGGTAGTTGCGTGATCTTGTCTTGTGGAGTTTTGGTTCTGTCGCTGTATATGCCTCACGATACATTACTGTTGACGGGTGTTTTACCTTTCCTCCCCGGGGACTTCCTTAAAACTCTGCTGGCGTGCTTTATCGTCAGACAGGTCGCACGATGA
- a CDS encoding S8 family serine peptidase gives MKRIILGFIASFVAFSGAAFAQMSTVVPGEYIVKVRNSSTGVNQQGVRSRLAQRVTMKGAYSRLGMYHVSVRSLATASQEVEDLKQDPDIEYVEPNYIWSAGQTSYSEYASQGYALQTLVTNNWVSTNSTSYSQFSNTVVNNTAVTSAWNISTSLSTNSNKVIVAVVDSGLDRTHPVFKAYKADGTGGSGALWVNTAEANGTPGYDDDGNGFVDDINGWNFVSNSPNVNDDNNHGTHVSGIVVGAGLNIFQRPLPESKIVIMPVKSLAADGTGTTATAIKAIDYAVNNGAQVINNSWGGSNFSKALLDSLTAAYNNGILIVNAAGNYNSNNDSVPMYPANYDLPSVISVASVGSSDTRSSFSNYGKNTVHIASPGESILSTVPGGGYNYMSGTSMASPFVAGVAALALREEPQLTGYQIKQKLFANVDVIAGLANYVSTSGRIDSAKLITAVQASHGETASQPSYVYSASRYPASAESAGGATGCGLVTTAINGGPGAGGANPTAGVVFGLMMLPMAVWFVLRQRAMANDPKNKRRYERFKMQSSIKVMVGDRELVGSMNSISQGGLSFNTDQALEKGGIITMRIQSPDGNEVIEVQGQVVWSEANQAYGVQFANAKQGTLAMIQQWTANLVKS, from the coding sequence GTGAAACGCATTATATTAGGTTTCATTGCCTCGTTCGTAGCATTCAGTGGAGCAGCATTCGCACAGATGTCGACTGTTGTTCCGGGCGAATACATCGTGAAAGTGCGTAACAGTTCAACGGGTGTAAACCAACAAGGCGTTCGTTCAAGACTTGCGCAAAGAGTCACTATGAAAGGTGCTTACAGCCGTTTAGGTATGTATCACGTTTCTGTTCGTTCTTTGGCGACGGCTTCTCAAGAGGTTGAAGATCTTAAGCAAGATCCAGATATTGAGTACGTAGAGCCTAACTATATTTGGTCGGCTGGTCAGACTTCTTATTCCGAATACGCTTCCCAAGGTTATGCTTTGCAAACGTTGGTAACCAACAATTGGGTTTCTACGAATTCGACGTCTTATTCACAGTTTTCAAATACGGTTGTAAATAACACGGCCGTGACAAGTGCCTGGAATATTTCAACATCACTTTCCACTAATAGTAATAAAGTCATCGTGGCGGTTGTCGACTCCGGTCTTGATCGCACGCATCCGGTATTTAAAGCGTATAAAGCAGATGGTACGGGTGGTTCGGGCGCTTTGTGGGTGAATACGGCTGAAGCTAACGGAACACCAGGTTATGACGATGACGGAAATGGTTTCGTCGATGATATCAATGGTTGGAACTTCGTCTCGAACTCTCCCAACGTAAATGACGACAACAACCACGGTACTCACGTGTCGGGTATCGTTGTGGGTGCAGGTCTTAATATCTTCCAACGTCCTTTGCCTGAATCAAAAATCGTGATTATGCCAGTGAAGTCTTTGGCTGCTGATGGGACGGGGACAACGGCCACAGCGATCAAAGCGATCGACTATGCCGTGAATAACGGCGCGCAGGTTATCAATAACTCTTGGGGGGGATCAAACTTCTCTAAAGCGTTGTTGGATTCTCTGACGGCGGCTTATAACAATGGTATTTTGATCGTCAATGCGGCAGGTAACTATAACAGTAACAATGACAGCGTGCCGATGTATCCAGCGAACTACGATCTTCCAAGTGTAATCTCGGTTGCATCCGTGGGTTCTTCTGATACTCGCTCTTCATTCTCGAACTATGGTAAAAACACAGTTCATATTGCAAGCCCGGGTGAAAGTATCCTAAGTACCGTTCCAGGTGGCGGTTATAACTATATGTCTGGTACCTCTATGGCATCTCCGTTTGTTGCCGGTGTAGCAGCGTTGGCGCTTCGTGAAGAACCGCAATTGACGGGTTACCAGATTAAGCAAAAACTTTTTGCCAATGTTGACGTGATTGCAGGTCTTGCAAACTACGTTTCAACAAGTGGTCGTATTGACTCTGCGAAGTTGATTACGGCGGTTCAAGCAAGTCACGGGGAGACAGCTTCTCAACCAAGCTACGTGTACTCTGCAAGTCGTTATCCGGCATCAGCTGAGTCAGCAGGTGGCGCGACAGGTTGTGGTTTGGTGACGACAGCTATTAATGGCGGCCCAGGTGCAGGCGGCGCAAATCCAACTGCCGGTGTGGTCTTTGGTTTGATGATGCTTCCGATGGCGGTGTGGTTCGTCCTTCGCCAGCGTGCGATGGCAAACGATCCGAAAAACAAACGTCGCTACGAGCGCTTCAAAATGCAATCATCGATCAAAGTAATGGTCGGCGATCGCGAGCTGGTTGGTTCAATGAACTCCATCTCTCAAGGTGGTCTGTCATTCAACACCGATCAGGCTCTGGAAAAAGGCGGCATCATTACGATGCGTATCCAAAGCCCAGATGGCAACGAGGTCATCGAGGTTCAGGGTCAAGTCGTGTGGAGCGAAGCAAATCAAGCATACGGTGTCCAATTCGCCAATGCGAAGCAGGGAACTTTGGCTATGATTCAACAATGGACTGCTAATCTTGTGAAATCATAA